AGGCAGGTATAGTAAACCTATACGTGGAGGCAACTTATGAAAAAGACACATACATTTGAACGATTTGAATCGAAGTATCTCTTAACAAGCAATCAAAAAGATGCGCTGATGGCGTTATACAACGACCATCTTGTTGAGGATGCATTTCCGCACACGCATATTGTCTCAGTATATTTTGATACCTGTGATTATCGCGTCATTCGTGAATCAATTGAAGCCAAAGATTATAAAGAGAAATTAAGGTTGCGTAAATATGTTTCTGACAATCAAAGTGGCACCTTGTTTTTTGAAATCAAGCGTAAAGTAGATGGGATTGTTTACAAACGAAGAAAAGGAATTACGAGTCTTCAAGAGATTCATCGCATTCATGATTCAAACCCGAAAGAACTTGATCAAATTGAACACGAAATACAGTATGTATTTCAAAGAAATCCAGATCTAAAACCCAGCATTTTGATTGGATATGATCGCGATGCATATAAAGCCTGTGATGATGATACATTTCGACTCACAATTGATACAGCCATTAAAGCACGATTTATTGATGTCATGGATTTAGAGGATACGGACGGTGATCATCTTCTTGAAGAAGGTATGTCACTGATGGAAGTAAAAACGCGGCTGGGGTATCCGCGATGGTTTTTAGATTTTTTAAATGAGAATGGTGTTATTAAACAGTCTTTCTCAAAATATGGCAATGCATTCAAGCAAAAAGTTGCCCAAGGAGAAATTATCTATGGTTAATCAACTATTTACAAGCATCTTTGAAATCACAGGATCGATTAATCTTGTATCCTTTTTAATCTGTATCGGTGCTGCCTTGTTATTGGGTTATATTTCTGCATCAATCCATACGGTTGGAAATACGTATTCTAAAGGATTTGTGGTATCCCTCGCATTGCTACCAGCAGCGGTATGTGTTGTGATTATGATGGTCAATGGAAATGTAGGAACAGGGGTTGCGGTAGCAGGGGCCTTTAGTCTGGTCCGCTTTCGATCACTACCAGGTACTGCACGTGAAATTAGTTCCATCTTCTTAACGATGGCCATCGGACTTGCGACTGGGATGGGGTATATTGGATATGCCGTGCTATTTGTGATTGTGATTGCACCGGTACAAATTATCTATTCTAAATCAACATTTGGTGAAAAAGACATGGATTCATTACAACGTACTGTACGAATCACCGTACCCGAAAGTTTAAATTATACCGATGCATTTGATGAAGCATTCGATGAATTTACCACTTCACATCAATTATTGGCAGTCAAAACAAGTAATATGGGGAGTATGTACCGTTTGACCTATTCAGTGCTTTTAAAACAGAGTCAAGATGAAAAGAATCTTGTGGATGCACTGCGTGTCAGAAATGGAAATTTAGAAATAAGCAGTTCACAGCGCGAATTTGTAGCGCATGAACTTTGAAAGAAGGAAACAACTTATGCGAAAAATTGGACTCATATTAGGCATGTTATTGTTGTTTGTGGGGTGTTCACAAGTGAGTGAACCTCAAGCGCAAGAAACACCAAATCAAGAGACTGAGACAGTAGACAGTGATGCATTGGATACATCGAATCTAAATATCTTGGATGCATCAACAATGTTCAGTGATGATGATAAGGATACATCATTTGATGCAACAACCGCTTTGTCCCTTGATGTAGGGTCATTAACGAATGCTTCTTCAGTAAACGGTGTTACAATCAGTGACGATTTTATTACCATTCAACAAGCAGGAACTTATGTTTTATCAGGAACAACAACACGAAGTGTTAAAGTGGATGTCAGTGAGAGCGAGAAAGTCCATCTTGTGTTCAATGGCGTCACAATTAATGCAAATAACTTTGCGGCACTCTATATCTACGAAGCCGATGAAGTGAAATTGACCATCGCCTCAAACAGTGTCAACACACTTACAAACACGGGTGGGTTTAGCGAAGATGGTGATGTTAACGTGGATGCAGTCATCTTCTCACGTCAAGATCTAATCCTTAATGGTGATGGATCATTGAGTGTTAACGCAACCGATGGAAATGGAATTACGGGTAAAGATGATTTGAAACTGTATGGCACGTTAGTGAATGTTACCGCAACAAATCATGGAATCGAAGCAAATGACAGTGTTCGCATTGGTTCAAGCACTGTTGTTGTAAATGCAGGGCGTGATGCAATCCAAGCGGATAACACTGAAGATGTGACGAAAGGATATGTTTATGTTGAAACATCAAATCTAAGCCTAAACGCAGGAAATGATGGCATTCAAGCCAGTTCAGTCCTACAGATTCAATCTGGAGATTTCAAAATTGTAACCTTTAATGGTGTTGATTCGTCAGTGGATGAGTCATTGGATGAAAGTTATAAGGGGCTGAAAGCTGATGGCATTGTATTTTTAGGAAACGGAACGTATGACATTAATACAGCAGATGATGCAATCCACTCAGGTATGGATGTCATCATTGATGCAGGAACTTATTCAATTAAAACCTTGGATGACGGCATCCATGCGGATGAAACAATCCAGTTAAATCGTCCCGTTATCACCATTTTAGAAAGTTATGAAGGACTTGAAGCAAAAGTTGTTGAAATTGATGGAGGTACGATATCAATCAGTGCATCCGATGATGGCATCAATGCATCCGATGGCACTACAACTTCTGGCGCACCGGGTCAAATGGGAAACGCGAATTCTGACCTATTGATTCAAATCAATGGCGGACTTGTATCTGTTAATGCAGGGGGTGATGGCATTGACTCCAATGGCAATATCGAAGTCACAGGTGGTGAAGTGTATATCAGTACCGATGGAAGTGGTGGCGATGTGGGCGTTGACTATGATGGAACGGCTTCAATCACAGGTGGTATCATTGTTTCCACTGGCTCACAAGGTATGGCTCAAAACTTCACAACCGCAACACAAGGAAGCATTTTATATGGCGCTTCTAGTACCATCGCACAAGGATCTCAGATAAAGGTCAGTGACCAAGAAGGCAATGGATTGATTGACACGGTCGCAGCAGGTGACTTTAATTCAATCTTAATATCATCACCTGATTTTGCACAAAACGATACCTTAACATTAAGCTTGGGTTCCAATGAAACAACAATTACACTCACCACTCTTATTACTTCCTCAGGTAATGGGAACCAAGGTGGTAGACCTGGGGGAAGACGATAGTTATGTGTGATTAATTAAGTGTGATGTAAGTTAGGTATTAAGATGATTTACGCCAAATGTAAATCATCTTTTTTTCTTGGTGGTGGTTGCGAAAGAAAGCTGATTTTAAAGTGATAAAATACGATACAATGAAAGAAAGTCACCATTTATCATGATTAATTTACAATGTGTTTATTCAAAAATATTAAATTCTTTGGACCACTTACCCAAAAAAATATGAAATTAGGCTGTGTTTGAAGTATAATAGTTTAGTGAATGACGAGGTGATTGTGTTGATTTCTAAATTAATTATAAATGCGGATGATTTTGGACTTACGCGAGAGGTTTCCCATGCAATCATTGATGCACACGTGAATGGCGTGGTTACATCAACAACATTAATGGGAAATTGTGAAAAAAATGTATTAGTCGATGCGCAAGAGGCTTCGCGCAAATATCCCGATTTAGGGATTGGTGTTCACCTAGTTTTAACTAAAGGACAACCTATTTTAAAAACACATAAGACGATTGTAGATGGACTTGGAAAGTTTAAATATAAAGCAGACCAGTTTGATGAGTCTGTGGATGTTAACGAAGTATATGAAGAATTCAAAGCGCAGATTGAACGAATTGCGCAAGTGATTGAGATTACTCATTTTGATTCGCACCATCATGTTCATCTGGATCCATTATTTCAATCAGTTTCAAAACGTTTGTGCAAAGAATTCAAAATACCGATGCGTTGGAATAAAGCAAAAAAATTCCAATATGTCTATTGTTCGCATGGCTTCTATGACGAAACTGCGACCCTTCAAGGACTTCAAGAAATCCTACGCAAGCACCACGGTCTTGTTGATGTGATGGTCCACCCGGGTTATGAAGATGATCCTTTCTTAGATGAAATCTCTGCATACACTTCAACGCGCTATGAAGAGTACAAGGTACTAACATCTCAGGCGCTTAAAGATTTTCTTGTGGAACATA
This DNA window, taken from Erysipelothrix larvae, encodes the following:
- a CDS encoding DUF4956 domain-containing protein, with protein sequence MVNQLFTSIFEITGSINLVSFLICIGAALLLGYISASIHTVGNTYSKGFVVSLALLPAAVCVVIMMVNGNVGTGVAVAGAFSLVRFRSLPGTAREISSIFLTMAIGLATGMGYIGYAVLFVIVIAPVQIIYSKSTFGEKDMDSLQRTVRITVPESLNYTDAFDEAFDEFTTSHQLLAVKTSNMGSMYRLTYSVLLKQSQDEKNLVDALRVRNGNLEISSSQREFVAHEL
- a CDS encoding carbohydrate-binding domain-containing protein, which gives rise to MRKIGLILGMLLLFVGCSQVSEPQAQETPNQETETVDSDALDTSNLNILDASTMFSDDDKDTSFDATTALSLDVGSLTNASSVNGVTISDDFITIQQAGTYVLSGTTTRSVKVDVSESEKVHLVFNGVTINANNFAALYIYEADEVKLTIASNSVNTLTNTGGFSEDGDVNVDAVIFSRQDLILNGDGSLSVNATDGNGITGKDDLKLYGTLVNVTATNHGIEANDSVRIGSSTVVVNAGRDAIQADNTEDVTKGYVYVETSNLSLNAGNDGIQASSVLQIQSGDFKIVTFNGVDSSVDESLDESYKGLKADGIVFLGNGTYDINTADDAIHSGMDVIIDAGTYSIKTLDDGIHADETIQLNRPVITILESYEGLEAKVVEIDGGTISISASDDGINASDGTTTSGAPGQMGNANSDLLIQINGGLVSVNAGGDGIDSNGNIEVTGGEVYISTDGSGGDVGVDYDGTASITGGIIVSTGSQGMAQNFTTATQGSILYGASSTIAQGSQIKVSDQEGNGLIDTVAAGDFNSILISSPDFAQNDTLTLSLGSNETTITLTTLITSSGNGNQGGRPGGRR
- a CDS encoding ChbG/HpnK family deacetylase, with amino-acid sequence MISKLIINADDFGLTREVSHAIIDAHVNGVVTSTTLMGNCEKNVLVDAQEASRKYPDLGIGVHLVLTKGQPILKTHKTIVDGLGKFKYKADQFDESVDVNEVYEEFKAQIERIAQVIEITHFDSHHHVHLDPLFQSVSKRLCKEFKIPMRWNKAKKFQYVYCSHGFYDETATLQGLQEILRKHHGLVDVMVHPGYEDDPFLDEISAYTSTRYEEYKVLTSQALKDFLVEHNIELVNYRFVKKTP
- a CDS encoding polyphosphate polymerase domain-containing protein: MKKTHTFERFESKYLLTSNQKDALMALYNDHLVEDAFPHTHIVSVYFDTCDYRVIRESIEAKDYKEKLRLRKYVSDNQSGTLFFEIKRKVDGIVYKRRKGITSLQEIHRIHDSNPKELDQIEHEIQYVFQRNPDLKPSILIGYDRDAYKACDDDTFRLTIDTAIKARFIDVMDLEDTDGDHLLEEGMSLMEVKTRLGYPRWFLDFLNENGVIKQSFSKYGNAFKQKVAQGEIIYG